A stretch of the Lolium perenne isolate Kyuss_39 chromosome 3, Kyuss_2.0, whole genome shotgun sequence genome encodes the following:
- the LOC127342197 gene encoding uncharacterized protein produces the protein MWYSISCVHLTIRDRSDRSSKYSSVPPRLAALLCSALLRATNQASASPPSSLTMSEMKDTNAVVNSEPMDHSGDTSMPSAQQQEQSIKKKFGGLIPKKPPLISKDHERAYFDSADWALGKSGQQGVAKPKGPLEALRPKLQPTRQHQQRSRSSIYTASENEDGDGAGSEDMNIN, from the exons ATGTGGTACTCCATTTCTTGCGTGCATCTCACAATTCGAGACCGATCCGATCGCAGCAGCAAATATTCCTCCGTCCCTCCTCGACTCGCTGCTCTGCTCTGCTCTGCTCTGCTCCGAGCCACCAACCAAGCTTCCGCCTCGCCACCATCGTCGCT CACCATGTCGGAGATGAAGGACACCAATGCTGTTGTTAATTCTGAACCTATGGACCATAGTGGAGATACTTCCATGCCCTCAGCTCAACAACAG GAACAATCAATCAAGAAGAAGTTTGGAGGACTAATTCCCAAAAAGCCACCCCTCATCTCAAAG GATCATGAGCGGGCCTATTTTGATTCCGCTGATTGGGCTCTGGGAAAG TCTGGACAGCAAGGTGTTGCCAAACCCAAAGGACCGCTTGAGGCACTTAGGCCAAAGTTGCAG CCCACACGACAACATCAACAACGCTCAAGGAGCTCTATCTACACAGCATCTGAAAACGAGG atggcgatggcgctggctcagaGGACATGAACATCAACTGA